From the genome of Gemmatimonadaceae bacterium:
ATCCAGGAGACGAGCAGCGTAAGGGTTCTGCAAACGACCGACTACAACCTAGGCTGGTTTCGGGAACGATTGAACGAAACACTCCGTCCAGCGGGCGCTTGGGCGCCCTACGTTTGGGTCGGAGCTTTCGCGGTTGCAGTGATGCTTGGAGTTCGCGCAGTGCGACTGCCAGGTCAGCTGGCTATCTCACAAAGCCAGCGTAGGTTGGTCCTCTTTGCTCTCGTCAGCCTTGTCGTAGGCGTGGTGGGCACCTTTGTTTTTCTGGACCAATTGTCTTGGTTCACGCGCCCCTGGTATTACATCACGTTACTGGCGCTCGCCGCCGTATGCATTGATGCGTTGTTTGGAGCGGTGATCCATACAGTTCCCCTGCGCATTGCTCGCCTCGGCATAGTATTGCTGCTCGCCGCGGCGACGATCCTGCCCGCTGCTGGGGAATCGCGGCAGCGGATGACTAACGTTGACCTCATCGCTTCACGCCTCCATCAGATTGGGCGGCCGGGTGACCTCATCTTGGTCAACGGGTGGTACCCCGGGGTGAGCTTCAGCCGCTACTATCGCGGCCCGGTTTCCTGGATGACGGTGCCCCCACTTGGCTTCTACCGATATCATCGTTACGACAAAATCAAAACGCTAATGATGTTGAGAGATCAGACAATGCCTGTTCGCCCGGCGACTGATCAGGCAGCTGTTGTGTTGCAGGGAGGGCATCGGGTGTTCATCGTTGGAGGTCTGATCTTTTCGCGCCCGAACCGGCCGCGGTCGCCTCCGCGGCCCGCGCCTCGGCCTGGAGATCATCCCTGGCCAGAAGCGGAATACTCCACTGAGTGGTCGTTAATGCTCGGAGATTTCCTACGCGAGCATTCGAGCACGCTTGTAAAGGTGCCGGTGGAAGTCCCCACTCCGGTCAGTCCCTACGAAGATCTGGAGCTTCTGGTGGCCGAAGGCTGGCGGCCTTGATCCTTCGGGCTGTAATCAGTTCCATCCATCACGGACCCGCCCTTCGTTCGGTCGTCGAAGAATCATGATTGTGGCCGGGATGAATGCGGAAACAACCATCATGTTGGCATCATGTCGAGACTGGTGACGTCATGAACGTGCGCTCGCTGCGTGACCAGTGCCGAGCTAGGATACGATCGAGAGGAGTCCGACCTCGCACCAAGTGTTGGCCAGGGCAACAACGACAAGCACGTTGTACGAATACGGCGTCTGCACTACGCAGGCAAAGCGGAAAGCAAGCCACGCTTTAAGGCGCCGCCAGCGAAAGAGGACTAGGAGTACAGAAGCCGCAGAGCCGGGTAGTCGGTGCTGCCAGCTATTTGTGGCGCTGCCAGAGCGCGAAATCGCTGTTAGCGAGGCGGCAGATTGTCAACGCCCAGCCCGCCGTCGGCGAGCCGACCGGGGAGGAATACATATTGGTCTCCGGCAAGTGCGACCTGCACGCTTGGCCATACGAGCGACAGCATCACCACGGACGCGCCAAGCCCGACAAGAGCGAGGTTCCAGCCTTTGAACCCGTGGATGGAGTCGGATTCGAGGTTGACAGCGGTCAGAGCATTATCTCCGGGCGCATGCTCCCTCCGGTGTGAATAGAAACGCGCGAAGCTCCTCGTATCGCGGCGCGCGACCGCGTACAGCGACGGTTGTGTCGGGCGCGCCATAATGGGAAACCAGTTCCTCCCGAATCTGGTTTGCCCTCACCGCGGCAACCGCGTTGAAGTCCGCTGATCGTAGCACCCGCCTGATACTTTCGGCAGAGAATTCGTGCACTTGGCTCGCGTCCACGATGAGCCACGCACGCCGACCAGCGCAGCGCGCTTCCGCGATACGCTGTTTTACGCGGGTGAACGCGACTGGATCAGCCACCCGGTTGGCCAGCCCAGCGAAGTCGACTGCCTCCTCGCGCCCAAAATGCGGGAAGTCTATCTGCTCTATAGGAAGCACGTAGTAGTAGTTGAAGGACGACGCGAGCGGCTCGGGTGCGATGATCAGAAGATCCGACGGCTCTGTACGCGCCGTGACCGCGGCGGCGAGCTCCCTTGCGTTTGAGGGCGTGGTTCTAATCAATGCGACGAGTGCAACGCAATATGTTGCAACAAGCGCTGCAAGGACGGCCCACCATAGTGGCATGACGCCGCCACGACGGCCGACCAGCCAATGCGCAAGCGCAAGAAGCATCAGCGGAGCGAGCGTCACCAGGCAGCGCGCGAGTATCAGGTTGGAGCGAGGAGACAAGAGGGTTGCGAAGAGCCAAGCGGTGACTGGAACAACAAGTACGACGATCAGTGAAGCGCGCGTGCTCCTCGCGGCTGACACCGGCTTGTTCACAACGGTGGACGTCACTCCCGCGGCTCGATCTCGGCGCACCCGCCTAAGTTCTCCGGCGCCGAGAACAGCAGTCGGGAGAACAGCCGGGTACGCGAAAATCGTTGATCGGAGCAGCACCCCGGCGGAAAGAGCGACCAATCCGACCATTTCCTTCCAACCATCCACTAACAGCGGCGCGTGCCCCGCATTTTGCGCCTGGAAGACCAGCCGTGGGGCCCACGGTAAATACGCAATCCCGATTACGATCTGCGCGACAAGCCACTCTCTCATCGCCGTCGCGCGCCCACGACCGACGCCGATGAGCAGCACCAGACTCGCTGCAAGCCATTCGCCGAAGAGGACGAGCCATCCCCAGTTGTGCGTGTAAAGCAAGGCGAGGCTGGCTACGACGTGGCCTGTCCACACACCGCGCCCACCACGCTCGAGACCGCGTATCAAGGTGTAGCTTGAAATCAGTGCGACAAGCGGCAGCAAGGAGTACGGACGCGCTGTGGCTGAAAACGCGCTTAGAGCTGGAGATATTGCGGCGAGACCCGACGCGAGAAGGCCGACGCGCGATGAGAACAGCGACGCGCCCACGAGATATATGGCCGGGACAATCGCGACACCAATGCCTACCGGCAGCAGCCGAGCCGCCATGTCGCCGTTTCCAGCGAGTGGCAGCCACAAGCGCATGAGCGCGTAGAAGAGCGGAGGGTGAGATTCGTGGAGCCGGAGAAACTCCAGCATCGCGCTCCATGAGGGGAAGCGGACGATGAACAAAAAGAGGGCTTCGTCACGCCACAGGCCGCCGCGCGCCGCAATGAGGCAACGTATGAGCAACGCGACAACTGAAAAGAGGACGAGGGCTGGCCCGGTTCTGCCCGTTACCCGCGCCATCGTCAGTGCGGGTCCTGTATGAAGCCAACTGTCCGCCAATCAGGGCGACGTTGAGACCTCTTCGGGCAAATCACCTGGGGACGCTAGTTAGATCGGCGGCCCCTTTCAATGGGCAGATCGCGAACATGGATTGCGTTGATGCTGGTGTGGAGCGCAATCTCTAACCATGGGACTGCGCTGGGACTCGCGACGTCGCCAACCTTTGGGGAGGTTTGGAACAACCTGAAGCACGAAGCCTTCCCGATTCTCTGGCCGGTGCTGATACGCGAGTTCAGCTCGCTCGTCGGCCCGATGAACGACGTCGCATTCCGTATCCTCGGCTTCTGTATGGGCCTCGCGATCGTTGCGGCCCTGTGGTTCAACGCGCGAACGTTTCGCCATGCTTTGCCTCTGTTCTCGCTCGCCCTACCGGCCATGAATCCGAGCCTCATCGTCTGGGGCGATTCCGTACGCGCTGACGGATTAGGGATCACGCTTGTCCTTTTTGCTGGCGCATTCATCTGGCGATTCGTCGAGGATCCAACCCCAACTCGTTTTGCGGCGGCGGCGGTGGCTTCGATCGTGAGCGTTCACACACTCTTTTACAATTCTGACTTGCTGCTCGCGTTCTGCGCAGGCGCGGTTGCGGTGTGTGCGTTGAACCGCGCCTGGAAAAAGCCGCAATGGTGGTGCTGTTGGGTGGTCTGGCTGCCGCTTCGCTCGTGCCCTATGCCGCGAGGGTGAGCGACGCCGGCGATTGGAACATGCTCGTGAAAATGCCCGACTACACGCTGAGCTGGTTCCGCGAGAGATTGC
Proteins encoded in this window:
- a CDS encoding glycosyltransferase family 39 protein, whose product is MARVTGRTGPALVLFSVVALLIRCLIAARGGLWRDEALFLFIVRFPSWSAMLEFLRLHESHPPLFYALMRLWLPLAGNGDMAARLLPVGIGVAIVPAIYLVGASLFSSRVGLLASGLAAISPALSAFSATARPYSLLPLVALISSYTLIRGLERGGRGVWTGHVVASLALLYTHNWGWLVLFGEWLAASLVLLIGVGRGRATAMREWLVAQIVIGIAYLPWAPRLVFQAQNAGHAPLLVDGWKEMVGLVALSAGVLLRSTIFAYPAVLPTAVLGAGELRRVRRDRAAGVTSTVVNKPVSAARSTRASLIVVLVVPVTAWLFATLLSPRSNLILARCLVTLAPLMLLALAHWLVGRRGGVMPLWWAVLAALVATYCVALVALIRTTPSNARELAAAVTARTEPSDLLIIAPEPLASSFNYYYVLPIEQIDFPHFGREEAVDFAGLANRVADPVAFTRVKQRIAEARCAGRRAWLIVDASQVHEFSAESIRRVLRSADFNAVAAVRANQIREELVSHYGAPDTTVAVRGRAPRYEELRAFLFTPEGACARR